A genomic region of Pseudomonas migulae contains the following coding sequences:
- a CDS encoding alginate export family protein, with product MCSAGLVLAADEAPKNFGLDVKITGESQDDRDLGTASGGTLNDIGIDLRPWAFGQWGNWSAYTMAQAVAATDTIDTDTVNNGADQNNTREADDSYLALREFWVDYQGITAYPGEHLRLGRQRLREDSGQWMDTNIEALNWTFETTLLRTHIGAAQRFSDYRTDFDDLAPEDEDRSHVFADISTQWTPNNWVGLRVHHSEDSGSLPDPGEQVDTLDKTNTGSLTWVGLEANGDGYNYRSTMPLNYWASATWLTGDRDNLTSVIDPVGDRIATGHTSGDVNAWAADLGLRWNIDESWRVGAAAARGDGGGHDQENQYQQTGLESNRSNFTGTRSRVHRFGEAFRGELSNLQTATLFGSWQMREDYDASLVYHRFWRVDDEEQTGDDGIVNAALVDGEKDLGQEVDLVMTKYFKQGLLPASMVDWVDEPSALIRLRLGVFFPGDAYANDTDSSMHRAFIDFVWKI from the coding sequence ATGTGCAGCGCCGGTCTGGTGCTGGCGGCGGACGAGGCGCCGAAGAATTTCGGCCTGGATGTGAAGATTACCGGTGAGTCGCAGGACGACCGGGACCTTGGCACGGCATCCGGTGGCACCCTCAACGATATAGGCATCGATTTGCGCCCTTGGGCCTTTGGCCAATGGGGTAACTGGAGTGCCTATACGATGGCGCAGGCAGTGGCCGCGACGGATACCATCGACACCGATACGGTGAACAATGGCGCCGACCAGAACAACACCCGTGAAGCGGATGACAGCTACCTGGCGCTGCGCGAGTTCTGGGTTGATTATCAAGGCATCACCGCCTATCCGGGCGAGCATCTGCGCCTGGGGCGCCAACGTCTGCGTGAGGACAGTGGCCAGTGGATGGACACCAACATCGAAGCGCTCAACTGGACCTTCGAAACCACGCTGCTGCGCACCCACATCGGCGCCGCCCAACGCTTTTCCGACTATCGCACCGATTTCGACGACCTGGCGCCTGAAGATGAAGACCGTTCCCACGTCTTCGCCGACATCTCGACACAATGGACACCCAATAACTGGGTAGGCCTGCGTGTCCATCACTCAGAGGACAGCGGCAGCCTGCCCGACCCTGGCGAGCAGGTCGATACTCTGGACAAGACCAACACCGGCAGCCTGACCTGGGTCGGTCTCGAAGCCAATGGTGACGGCTACAACTATCGTTCGACGATGCCGCTCAATTACTGGGCCAGCGCCACCTGGCTGACCGGTGATCGCGACAACCTCACCAGCGTCATCGACCCCGTCGGCGATCGAATAGCGACGGGCCACACCAGTGGCGACGTCAACGCCTGGGCCGCGGACCTGGGCTTGCGCTGGAACATCGATGAGAGCTGGCGTGTCGGTGCTGCCGCCGCCCGCGGCGACGGCGGTGGTCACGACCAGGAAAACCAGTACCAGCAAACCGGCCTGGAGAGCAACCGCTCCAACTTCACCGGCACACGCTCGCGCGTACACCGCTTCGGTGAAGCCTTCCGCGGTGAACTGAGCAACCTCCAGACCGCGACGCTGTTCGGCTCCTGGCAGATGCGCGAGGACTACGACGCCAGCCTTGTCTACCACCGCTTCTGGCGGGTCGACGACGAGGAGCAAACCGGCGACGACGGGATCGTCAATGCGGCACTGGTGGACGGCGAGAAGGACCTGGGCCAGGAAGTCGATCTGGTCATGACCAAGTACTTCAAGCAAGGCCTGTTGCCCGCGAGCATGGTCGATTGGGTCGACGAACCGTCGGCGCTGATCCGCTTGCGCCTGGGCGTGTTCTTCCCGGGTGACGCCTACGCCAATGACACCGACTCGAGCATGCATCGGGCGTTCATTGATTTTGTCTGGAAAATCTAG
- a CDS encoding alginate O-acetyltransferase AlgX-related protein: MNTLHGFAALCLLSVPAWAQALPQYTAEACCQLCPQAAQATFYEPPELKNYATLVEAKEQWLFRTRSDFRTDFGLDESGYRALKRLRDGLAQRGVELVLVMPPSRGLLHADRLTPMELASFDQASARQNYLQTLDRVRDLGIQVADFSDVLGAPQPAGQPFYFKGDHNWTPYGADRSAQLVAQTLKGNDVLKGLPHQTFTSQTAGLLGRSGTLQKAAAQICGNGYAAQYVTRYQTRAEGTAKGPAKVALIGTSASGEVFNFAGFLEQYLQTPVRNFSVPGGGYDDSLIAYLLGDDFQKDPPAVLVWETDNLDSLAKSSFSRQTMAALSDGCENQTPLLRSQTTLHGGRNQVLFNGGGGNVYPIKGSRYQVDLKFDDPDVHIMNATLTYMNGRQENISLSRSPTVNTQGRFAFELRGDGDWGDQTFLSMDVQPPPGMNATSVSTRLCVKPAITAAPSLRTAQTEDN, translated from the coding sequence ATGAACACCCTTCATGGATTTGCCGCTTTGTGCCTGCTGTCGGTGCCGGCGTGGGCACAGGCGCTGCCACAGTATACGGCCGAGGCGTGCTGCCAGCTGTGCCCACAAGCGGCACAGGCGACATTTTACGAACCACCGGAACTGAAAAATTACGCGACCCTGGTGGAGGCCAAGGAGCAGTGGCTCTTCCGCACCCGTAGCGATTTCCGCACCGACTTCGGTCTCGATGAAAGCGGTTACAGAGCCCTGAAACGCCTGCGCGACGGGCTCGCCCAACGCGGGGTCGAACTGGTGCTGGTGATGCCGCCCAGCCGCGGCTTGCTGCACGCCGACCGCCTGACACCGATGGAACTGGCCAGTTTCGATCAGGCTAGCGCCCGGCAGAACTACCTGCAAACGCTGGACCGGGTGCGCGATCTGGGCATTCAGGTCGCCGACTTCAGCGACGTTCTGGGTGCGCCCCAGCCCGCCGGGCAACCCTTCTACTTCAAGGGCGACCACAACTGGACGCCCTATGGCGCCGATCGCAGTGCCCAGTTGGTAGCGCAGACGCTCAAGGGCAACGATGTGCTCAAGGGGTTGCCGCACCAGACCTTCACCAGCCAGACGGCGGGCCTGTTGGGTCGCTCGGGTACGTTGCAAAAAGCCGCCGCGCAAATCTGCGGCAACGGCTATGCGGCGCAATATGTCACCCGTTATCAAACCCGGGCTGAAGGTACCGCCAAAGGCCCCGCCAAGGTCGCCTTGATCGGTACCAGCGCCAGCGGCGAAGTGTTCAACTTTGCCGGTTTCCTCGAACAGTATCTGCAGACTCCGGTGCGCAACTTCAGCGTGCCGGGCGGTGGCTACGATGATTCGTTGATCGCCTACCTGCTCGGCGACGACTTCCAGAAAGACCCGCCGGCGGTGCTGGTGTGGGAAACCGATAATCTCGACAGCCTCGCTAAATCCAGCTTCTCCCGGCAGACGATGGCGGCGCTGAGCGATGGCTGCGAAAACCAGACGCCGCTGCTCAGAAGCCAGACGACCCTGCACGGCGGGCGCAACCAGGTGTTGTTCAACGGTGGTGGCGGCAATGTGTATCCGATCAAGGGCAGTCGCTATCAGGTCGACCTCAAGTTCGACGATCCCGACGTACACATCATGAACGCGACCCTGACCTACATGAACGGCCGCCAGGAAAACATCAGCCTGAGCCGCTCGCCGACGGTCAATACCCAGGGCCGCTTCGCCTTCGAGCTGCGCGGCGACGGCGACTGGGGCGATCAGACCTTTCTGTCCATGGACGTGCAGCCTCCACCGGGAATGAACGCCACGTCGGTCTCGACCCGCCTGTGTGTCAAACCCGCCATCACCGCGGCACCGTCCCTGCGCACCGCGCAGACGGAGGACAACTGA
- the algG gene encoding mannuronan 5-epimerase AlgG → MDRVVKIGLLLAAMLLMQTAGANAAGDILIPHYTISEAPGKPLLIKEPKMPDLSGYTAEAVAAKIAYKPAGRALIQPMLKENALDEFIGGEDRFKEWVVRQKQMPVAIFIDRGYMSLTQLARSLPQSALRETAPGVFLARLPIVVRPGATLHIDKSVKELRLSQDGGSFLVNDGKLFITDTKVTAWSEKDDSPAWFKKDDAFRPFLISWGGTETYIVNSTITSFGYTESKSYGVSISQYSPSMAPKMKRKKPTGWLINSQFIDNYFGFYCYEADDVVILRNTYRANIVYGIDPHDRSRRLIIAHNDVFDTHKKHGIILSREVNDSWIIYNRTYNNQLSGIVLDRSSVNNLLAYNETYKNRSDGITLYESGNNLMWRNRAADNDRHGIRVRNSTGVRLYENELMANALTGIYGHTKDLRGSDRDLKEDPYEEKLSLTVVGGKLIGNGSSPIAVFSPSRLELYDLTFLAPQKQDGLAFTGLLGDVQGDLMDILLRRRAAALILPATL, encoded by the coding sequence ATGGACCGTGTCGTCAAGATAGGACTGTTGCTCGCCGCGATGCTGTTGATGCAGACAGCAGGTGCCAATGCGGCGGGTGACATCCTGATACCGCACTACACCATCAGCGAGGCGCCAGGAAAGCCGTTGCTGATCAAAGAGCCGAAAATGCCCGACCTGTCCGGCTATACGGCCGAGGCCGTCGCGGCGAAGATTGCCTACAAGCCCGCCGGCCGTGCCTTGATCCAGCCAATGCTCAAGGAAAACGCGCTCGACGAGTTCATCGGCGGAGAAGATCGCTTCAAGGAATGGGTGGTGCGCCAGAAGCAAATGCCCGTGGCGATCTTCATCGACCGTGGCTACATGAGCCTGACGCAACTGGCCCGCAGCCTGCCGCAGAGTGCCTTGCGCGAAACCGCGCCGGGGGTGTTTCTGGCGCGCTTGCCGATCGTCGTTCGTCCCGGTGCAACCCTGCATATCGACAAGTCGGTCAAGGAACTGCGCTTGTCCCAGGACGGCGGTTCCTTCCTGGTCAATGACGGCAAGCTGTTCATTACCGATACCAAAGTTACCGCCTGGAGCGAGAAAGACGACAGCCCGGCCTGGTTCAAAAAAGACGATGCGTTCCGGCCCTTCCTGATCTCCTGGGGCGGCACCGAGACCTATATCGTCAACAGCACCATCACCAGCTTCGGCTACACCGAGAGCAAGAGTTATGGGGTGAGTATTTCCCAGTACAGCCCGAGCATGGCGCCGAAGATGAAGCGCAAAAAGCCGACCGGCTGGCTGATCAATTCGCAGTTCATCGACAACTATTTCGGCTTCTATTGCTACGAGGCCGACGACGTGGTGATTCTGCGCAACACCTATCGCGCAAACATCGTGTATGGCATCGACCCGCACGACCGATCGCGCCGGCTGATCATTGCCCATAACGATGTCTTCGATACCCACAAGAAGCACGGCATCATCCTCTCGCGCGAGGTCAACGACAGCTGGATCATCTACAACCGCACCTACAACAACCAGCTTTCCGGCATTGTCCTGGACCGTTCCAGTGTCAATAACCTGCTGGCCTACAACGAAACCTACAAAAACCGCTCCGACGGCATCACCTTGTATGAGAGCGGCAATAACCTGATGTGGCGCAACCGCGCGGCCGACAATGACCGGCACGGGATCCGCGTGCGCAACAGCACCGGCGTGCGGCTTTATGAAAACGAGCTGATGGCCAATGCCCTGACCGGGATCTACGGCCACACCAAGGATTTGCGCGGCAGCGACCGCGACCTGAAGGAAGACCCCTACGAAGAAAAGCTCTCGCTCACCGTGGTCGGCGGCAAGCTGATCGGCAACGGTTCCAGCCCCATCGCCGTGTTTTCACCCTCGCGCCTGGAACTCTATGACCTGACCTTTCTGGCGCCACAGAAACAGGACGGCCTGGCCTTCACCGGCTTGCTGGGGGACGTCCAGGGCGACTTGATGGACATCCTCCTGCGCCGCCGTGCCGCCGCGTTGATCCTGCCCGCCACACTGTGA
- a CDS encoding mannuronate-specific alginate lyase: MRQAHWAAIGVAFMLMGPMVQAAAQLRPPQGYYAPAVDKKGDAPSCPATPKPYTGDLLIPSKYEGSGKARDQLNAESNKRYKEMSGDINELEKGVNKQVAAYLRQGRAGHVDCTLSWLGEWAKAQALLSTTYTHTGKSMRKWALGSISSAYLRLKFSRSQPLKGREAQTRPIEAWIGKVAEQVVLDWRDQPLDRLNNHQYWAAWSVMAASVVVDRRDLFDWSVSQFRIGASQVNADGYLPNELGRDTRALAYHNYAMGPLMMIASFAQANGVDLREENNGAMRRLAARVEEGIKDPGLFERKTGHKQALEDLNEDGKFAWLEPYCALYDCSAETNRWRQSVEPMKNYRLGGDITQLFADQKE; the protein is encoded by the coding sequence ATGCGACAGGCACACTGGGCCGCCATTGGCGTGGCCTTCATGCTGATGGGGCCGATGGTACAGGCGGCGGCTCAACTTCGTCCGCCGCAGGGCTATTACGCGCCGGCCGTGGACAAGAAAGGCGACGCGCCGAGCTGCCCGGCGACACCCAAACCCTATACCGGTGACCTGTTGATCCCCAGCAAATACGAAGGATCGGGCAAGGCACGGGATCAGCTCAACGCCGAATCCAACAAACGCTACAAGGAAATGTCGGGCGATATCAACGAACTGGAAAAAGGCGTCAACAAACAGGTCGCCGCCTATTTACGCCAAGGTCGCGCCGGACATGTGGACTGCACCCTGAGCTGGCTGGGCGAATGGGCCAAGGCGCAGGCGCTGCTGAGCACCACCTACACCCATACCGGCAAGTCGATGCGCAAATGGGCGCTGGGCAGTATTTCTTCGGCGTATCTGCGGCTCAAGTTTTCGCGCTCCCAACCATTGAAGGGCCGCGAGGCGCAGACCCGGCCGATCGAAGCCTGGATCGGCAAGGTGGCCGAACAGGTAGTGCTCGATTGGCGCGACCAGCCGCTGGACCGGCTCAACAATCACCAGTATTGGGCGGCGTGGTCCGTCATGGCGGCCTCTGTCGTGGTGGATCGGCGCGACCTGTTCGACTGGTCGGTATCGCAGTTCCGCATCGGCGCTTCCCAGGTCAATGCAGACGGCTATCTGCCCAACGAACTGGGCCGCGACACCCGCGCACTGGCTTACCACAACTACGCGATGGGGCCGCTGATGATGATCGCCTCCTTCGCCCAAGCCAACGGCGTCGACCTGCGCGAAGAAAACAACGGCGCCATGCGGCGTCTGGCAGCGCGCGTAGAGGAAGGGATCAAGGACCCTGGCTTGTTTGAACGCAAGACCGGCCACAAGCAGGCACTTGAGGATCTCAACGAGGATGGCAAGTTTGCCTGGCTGGAACCTTACTGCGCGCTGTACGACTGCTCGGCGGAAACCAACCGCTGGCGCCAATCGGTCGAACCGATGAAAAACTATCGCCTCGGCGGCGACATCACCCAGCTCTTTGCTGACCAGAAAGAATAA